In Pithys albifrons albifrons isolate INPA30051 chromosome 16, PitAlb_v1, whole genome shotgun sequence, a genomic segment contains:
- the EARS2 gene encoding nondiscriminating glutamyl-tRNA synthetase EARS2, mitochondrial isoform X3, whose protein sequence is MARALRALRGAAGAAPAPGGGSGTGPGPETGPRVRFGPSPTGFLHLGGLRTALYNYIFAKKHGGTFILRVEDTDQNRLVPGAAEAIEEMLDWAGVPPDESPGRGGPRGPYVQSQRLELYRGASAALLASGAAYRCFCTAQRLELLRRDALRCRHTPRYDNRCRHLTPTEVAQKLSQGLDCVVRFRLEKGVEPFQDLVYGWNKHEVAEVEGDPVILKGDGFPTYHLANVVDDHYMGITHVLRGTEWLTSTSKHLLLYKAFGWEPPQFGHLPLLLNKDGGKLSKRQGDIFLERFARDGFLPEALLDIITNCGSGFAEKQMGRTLEELISQFELGRITTHSALLDLEMLPEFNRIHLSRHIENEGLRQRLVRELQGLVEHVYGDQQVDPEVLEKEYVERVLLLRKGHISLLKNLVSSDYSYLWVRPSVSRQHLQMISAEADEIGKLVIGCLA, encoded by the exons ATGGCGCGGGCTCTGCGCGCGCTgcgcggggcggcgggagcggccccggccccgggagGGGGGTCTGgcaccggccccggccccgagACCGGCCCGCGAGTGCGGTTCGGGCCCAGCCCTACAG GGTTTCTACATTTGGGTGGCCTTCGGACTGCTTTGTACAATTATATCTTCGCCAAAAAACACGGGGGGACCTTTATTTTGAGAGTGGAGGATACAGATCAGAATCGGTTGGTGCCCGGAGCTGCAGAAGCAATAGAAGAGATGTTGGACTGGGCAG GTGTTCCCCCCGACGAGAGCCCGGGCCGGGGCGGCCCCCGCGGGCCGTACGTGCAGTCGCAGCGGCTGGAGCTGTACCGGGGAGCCAGCGCGGCGCTGCTGGCCAGCGGGGCCGCCTATCGCTGCTTCTGCACCGCCCAGCGCCTGGAGCTGCTCCGCAGGGACGCGCTGCGCTGCCGGCACACCCCGCG ATACGACAACCGGTGTCGGCACCTGACACCCACGGAGGTGGCCCAGAAACTGTCCCAGGGCCTCGACTGCGTTGTCCGCTTCCGTCTGGAGAAGGGGGTGGAGCCCTTCCAGGACTTGGTCTATGGCTGGAACAAGCACGAGGTGGCTGAGGTGGAAGGCGACCCTGTGATTCTCAAGGGGGACGGGTTCCCCACGTACCACCTGGCAAACGTGGTGGACGACCACTACATGGGCATCACCCACGTGCTGCGTGGCACCGAGTGGCTGACCTCAACCTCCAAGCACCTGCTTCTCTACAAAGCCTTTGGCTGGGAGCCCCCTCAGTTTGGGCACCTCCCGCTGCTGCTGAACAAGGACGGTGGGAAGTTGTCCAAGAGGCAGGGGGACATCTTCCTGGAGCGCTTTGCTCGGGACGGCTTCCTGCCAGAGGCTCTGCTGGACATCATCACCAACTGTGGCTCGGGATTTGCAG AGAAGCAGATGGGGAGGACTTTGGAGGAGCTGATCTCACAGTTCGAACTAGGCAGAATTACCACCCATTCTGCCCTCCTGGATCTTGAAATGCTCCCAGAATTCAACAG GATTCACCTCAGCCGTCACATCGAGAACGAAGGGCTGCGCCAGAGGCTCGTtagggagctgcaggggctggtAGAGCACGTCTATGGGGATCAGCAGGTGGATCCAgaggttctggaaaaggaatACGTGGAGCGAGTCCTCCTGCTGCGAAAA GGTCACATAAGCCTCCTGAAGAATCTGGTGTCGAGTGATTATTCTTACCTGTGGGTCAGGCCCTCAGTGTCCCGACAGCACCTACAAATGATTTCTGCAGAAGCAGATGAAATAGGAAAACTAGTTATAGG GTGCTTGGCATAA
- the EARS2 gene encoding nondiscriminating glutamyl-tRNA synthetase EARS2, mitochondrial isoform X2, giving the protein MARALRALRGAAGAAPAPGGGSGTGPGPETGPRVRFGPSPTGFLHLGGLRTALYNYIFAKKHGGTFILRVEDTDQNRLVPGAAEAIEEMLDWAGVPPDESPGRGGPRGPYVQSQRLELYRGASAALLASGAAYRCFCTAQRLELLRRDALRCRHTPRYDNRCRHLTPTEVAQKLSQGLDCVVRFRLEKGVEPFQDLVYGWNKHEVAEVEGDPVILKGDGFPTYHLANVVDDHYMGITHVLRGTEWLTSTSKHLLLYKAFGWEPPQFGHLPLLLNKDGGKLSKRQGDIFLERFARDGFLPEALLDIITNCGSGFAEKQMGRTLEELISQFELGRITTHSALLDLEMLPEFNRIHLSRHIENEGLRQRLVRELQGLVEHVYGDQQVDPEVLEKEYVERVLLLRKGHISLLKNLVSSDYSYLWVRPSVSRQHLQMISAEADEIGKLVIGILLFLWFSRCLA; this is encoded by the exons ATGGCGCGGGCTCTGCGCGCGCTgcgcggggcggcgggagcggccccggccccgggagGGGGGTCTGgcaccggccccggccccgagACCGGCCCGCGAGTGCGGTTCGGGCCCAGCCCTACAG GGTTTCTACATTTGGGTGGCCTTCGGACTGCTTTGTACAATTATATCTTCGCCAAAAAACACGGGGGGACCTTTATTTTGAGAGTGGAGGATACAGATCAGAATCGGTTGGTGCCCGGAGCTGCAGAAGCAATAGAAGAGATGTTGGACTGGGCAG GTGTTCCCCCCGACGAGAGCCCGGGCCGGGGCGGCCCCCGCGGGCCGTACGTGCAGTCGCAGCGGCTGGAGCTGTACCGGGGAGCCAGCGCGGCGCTGCTGGCCAGCGGGGCCGCCTATCGCTGCTTCTGCACCGCCCAGCGCCTGGAGCTGCTCCGCAGGGACGCGCTGCGCTGCCGGCACACCCCGCG ATACGACAACCGGTGTCGGCACCTGACACCCACGGAGGTGGCCCAGAAACTGTCCCAGGGCCTCGACTGCGTTGTCCGCTTCCGTCTGGAGAAGGGGGTGGAGCCCTTCCAGGACTTGGTCTATGGCTGGAACAAGCACGAGGTGGCTGAGGTGGAAGGCGACCCTGTGATTCTCAAGGGGGACGGGTTCCCCACGTACCACCTGGCAAACGTGGTGGACGACCACTACATGGGCATCACCCACGTGCTGCGTGGCACCGAGTGGCTGACCTCAACCTCCAAGCACCTGCTTCTCTACAAAGCCTTTGGCTGGGAGCCCCCTCAGTTTGGGCACCTCCCGCTGCTGCTGAACAAGGACGGTGGGAAGTTGTCCAAGAGGCAGGGGGACATCTTCCTGGAGCGCTTTGCTCGGGACGGCTTCCTGCCAGAGGCTCTGCTGGACATCATCACCAACTGTGGCTCGGGATTTGCAG AGAAGCAGATGGGGAGGACTTTGGAGGAGCTGATCTCACAGTTCGAACTAGGCAGAATTACCACCCATTCTGCCCTCCTGGATCTTGAAATGCTCCCAGAATTCAACAG GATTCACCTCAGCCGTCACATCGAGAACGAAGGGCTGCGCCAGAGGCTCGTtagggagctgcaggggctggtAGAGCACGTCTATGGGGATCAGCAGGTGGATCCAgaggttctggaaaaggaatACGTGGAGCGAGTCCTCCTGCTGCGAAAA GGTCACATAAGCCTCCTGAAGAATCTGGTGTCGAGTGATTATTCTTACCTGTGGGTCAGGCCCTCAGTGTCCCGACAGCACCTACAAATGATTTCTGCAGAAGCAGATGAAATAGGAAAACTAGTTATAGG aattctgcttttcctgtggttttccaGGTGCTTGGCATAA
- the EARS2 gene encoding nondiscriminating glutamyl-tRNA synthetase EARS2, mitochondrial isoform X1: protein MARALRALRGAAGAAPAPGGGSGTGPGPETGPRVRFGPSPTGFLHLGGLRTALYNYIFAKKHGGTFILRVEDTDQNRLVPGAAEAIEEMLDWAGVPPDESPGRGGPRGPYVQSQRLELYRGASAALLASGAAYRCFCTAQRLELLRRDALRCRHTPRYDNRCRHLTPTEVAQKLSQGLDCVVRFRLEKGVEPFQDLVYGWNKHEVAEVEGDPVILKGDGFPTYHLANVVDDHYMGITHVLRGTEWLTSTSKHLLLYKAFGWEPPQFGHLPLLLNKDGGKLSKRQGDIFLERFARDGFLPEALLDIITNCGSGFAEKQMGRTLEELISQFELGRITTHSALLDLEMLPEFNRIHLSRHIENEGLRQRLVRELQGLVEHVYGDQQVDPEVLEKEYVERVLLLRKGHISLLKNLVSSDYSYLWVRPSVSRQHLQMISAEADEIGKLVIGLMTRQTAALTVEELNKDLRSLQKQTRETKYSSMMQLLRLALTGQQHGPSVAEMMVTLGPKEVSGRIHRALSS, encoded by the exons ATGGCGCGGGCTCTGCGCGCGCTgcgcggggcggcgggagcggccccggccccgggagGGGGGTCTGgcaccggccccggccccgagACCGGCCCGCGAGTGCGGTTCGGGCCCAGCCCTACAG GGTTTCTACATTTGGGTGGCCTTCGGACTGCTTTGTACAATTATATCTTCGCCAAAAAACACGGGGGGACCTTTATTTTGAGAGTGGAGGATACAGATCAGAATCGGTTGGTGCCCGGAGCTGCAGAAGCAATAGAAGAGATGTTGGACTGGGCAG GTGTTCCCCCCGACGAGAGCCCGGGCCGGGGCGGCCCCCGCGGGCCGTACGTGCAGTCGCAGCGGCTGGAGCTGTACCGGGGAGCCAGCGCGGCGCTGCTGGCCAGCGGGGCCGCCTATCGCTGCTTCTGCACCGCCCAGCGCCTGGAGCTGCTCCGCAGGGACGCGCTGCGCTGCCGGCACACCCCGCG ATACGACAACCGGTGTCGGCACCTGACACCCACGGAGGTGGCCCAGAAACTGTCCCAGGGCCTCGACTGCGTTGTCCGCTTCCGTCTGGAGAAGGGGGTGGAGCCCTTCCAGGACTTGGTCTATGGCTGGAACAAGCACGAGGTGGCTGAGGTGGAAGGCGACCCTGTGATTCTCAAGGGGGACGGGTTCCCCACGTACCACCTGGCAAACGTGGTGGACGACCACTACATGGGCATCACCCACGTGCTGCGTGGCACCGAGTGGCTGACCTCAACCTCCAAGCACCTGCTTCTCTACAAAGCCTTTGGCTGGGAGCCCCCTCAGTTTGGGCACCTCCCGCTGCTGCTGAACAAGGACGGTGGGAAGTTGTCCAAGAGGCAGGGGGACATCTTCCTGGAGCGCTTTGCTCGGGACGGCTTCCTGCCAGAGGCTCTGCTGGACATCATCACCAACTGTGGCTCGGGATTTGCAG AGAAGCAGATGGGGAGGACTTTGGAGGAGCTGATCTCACAGTTCGAACTAGGCAGAATTACCACCCATTCTGCCCTCCTGGATCTTGAAATGCTCCCAGAATTCAACAG GATTCACCTCAGCCGTCACATCGAGAACGAAGGGCTGCGCCAGAGGCTCGTtagggagctgcaggggctggtAGAGCACGTCTATGGGGATCAGCAGGTGGATCCAgaggttctggaaaaggaatACGTGGAGCGAGTCCTCCTGCTGCGAAAA GGTCACATAAGCCTCCTGAAGAATCTGGTGTCGAGTGATTATTCTTACCTGTGGGTCAGGCCCTCAGTGTCCCGACAGCACCTACAAATGATTTCTGCAGAAGCAGATGAAATAGGAAAACTAGTTATAGG GCTCATGACAAGGCAGACAGCTGCCTTGACTGTGGAGGAATTGAACAAAGACCTGAGAAGCCTCCAGAAGCAAACCAGAGAGACCAAGTACAGCAGCATGATGCAGCTCCTCCGCTTGGCCCTCACCGGGCAGCAG CACGGGCCAAGCGTTGCTGAGATGATGGTGACTTTGGGACCCAAGGAAGTGAGTGGCCGGATACACAGAGCACTGTCCAGCTGA
- the UBFD1 gene encoding ubiquitin domain-containing protein UBFD1 — translation MAAAAADGAEEPGMEAEAQQLPLGCGGEGSPAAGRATGAEERREPLQEPVSNGGDADSGGELVELKVIWNKNKYDVKFCLDSTGAELKQKIHSLTGLPPAMQKVMFKGLLPEEKTLREIKVTNGAKIMVVGSTINDVLAVNTPKEAAQQEVKAEENKKEPLCRQKQHRKVLDKGKPDDVMPSVKGVQERLPTVPLSGMYNKSGGKVRLTFKLEQDQLWIGTKERTEKLPMGSIKNVVSEPIEGHEDYHMMAFQLGPTEASYYWVYWVPTQYVDAIKDTVLGKWQYF, via the exons AtggccgcggccgccgccgaTG GTGCCGAGGAGCCGGGCATGGAGGCCGAGGCGCAGCAGCTGCCGCTCGGCTGCGGCGGGGAGGGCTCGCCGGCCGCGGGGCGGGCGACGGGCGCCGAGGAGCGCCGGGAACCGCTGCAGGAGCCGGTCAGCAACGGCGGCGACGCGGACAGCGGCGGGGAGCTGGTGGAGCTGAAGGTGATCTGGAACAAGAACAAGTACGACGTGAAGTTCTGCCTGGACAGCACGGGCGCCGAGCTGAAACAGAAGATCCACTCGCTCACAG GCCTCCCTCCAGCCATGCAGAAAGTTATGTTCAAGGGACTTCTGCCAGAGGAGAAAACTTTGCGGGAAATCAAAGTAACAAATGGAGCAAAAATAATGGTTGTGGGCTCTACCATCAACGATGTGTTAGCAGTAAATACACCCAAAGAAGCTGCTCAACAGGAGGtcaaagctgaggaaaacaaaaaggagcCACTTTGCAGACAAAAG CAACACAGAAAAGTATTGGATAAAGGAAAACCTGATGATGTGATGCCTTCTGTCAAAGGCGTGCAG GAGCGCCTGCCGACGGTGCCGCTCTCCGGCATGTACAACAAGTCAGGGGGCAAAGTCAGATTGACTTTTAAACTCGAGCAAGATCAGCTGTGGATTGGTACAAAAG agagaacagaaaaattacCCATGGGGTCCATTAAAAATGTGGTGAGTGAACCTATTGAAGGCCATGAGGATTATCACATGATG GCATTTCAGCTGGGCCCAACAGAAGCATCTTACTACTGGGTCTACTGGGTCCCAACTCAGTACGTCGATGCAATCAAAGACACGGTGCTGGGGAAGTGGCAGTATTTTTGA